Below is a genomic region from Fibrobacterota bacterium.
CCCGCCGGCGAGGGCACGCTACCGGACACGGAAGCAAGGATGTTTGAGCTCTTGGTAGCCTCTGGCGGAATGGCAGGCGGCCGGTTTCAGCGCCAGAGGAAGTAGGTGCCCACGTGGGGCTCGGGCAGCCATTCCCGGGCGGTTTGCAATAAGCCGCTCATGGATTGTTCGCCTTTCGATCCGAAGAAATCCTCGAGGCGCGAATGCGCCGGGGGTTCTTTGACCACCAGGGGCTGGCCGCCCAGCTTCGCCAGGGATGCCAGATAGTTTTCGGCTTCCCGGTATCCTCCCAGGGTATCCACCAATCCGTACCCCAAGGCTTGCTTCCCCGTCATGACGCGGCCATCGGCGATGCGGAGCAATTCGGCCCTTTGGATCTTGCGGCTTTTCAGGATGTCGTCGATGAATTGCCCGTAGGTATTATCGATGACGGATTGCAGATAGCGCATCTCGTCGGGCGTAGGGGGCCGCGCGAAATTGCCCACGTCCTTGAGGGCACCGCTTTTTATGGTATTGAGCTTTACCCCGACCTTGTCCAGGAGCTTTTCCGCCTCGGGAAATTGCAGGATGACGCCGATGCTGCCGGTCAGGGTACCGGGATTGGAGAAAATCCGATCCCCCGCCAGGGAAACATAGTAGCCTCCGGAAGCGGCCAGATTCCCCTGGCTAACGATTACGGGAAGGCCTTTGGCCTTAAGGGAAAGCAAAGCCGTGTGGATTTCCTGGCTCGAGCCGACGGCTCCGCCGGGCGAGTCGATGCGCACCAGCACGCCCTTACAGGCCTTGTCATCGGCGATGCGGCGGATGCTCTCCAGGTAGGTATCCGAACCCATGATAGGCCCTTCGATGCGCAGCACGACGAACG
It encodes:
- the sppA gene encoding signal peptide peptidase SppA — translated: MGSDTYLESIRRIADDKACKGVLVRIDSPGGAVGSSQEIHTALLSLKAKGLPVIVSQGNLAASGGYYVSLAGDRIFSNPGTLTGSIGVILQFPEAEKLLDKVGVKLNTIKSGALKDVGNFARPPTPDEMRYLQSVIDNTYGQFIDDILKSRKIQRAELLRIADGRVMTGKQALGYGLVDTLGGYREAENYLASLAKLGGQPLVVKEPPAHSRLEDFFGSKGEQSMSGLLQTAREWLPEPHVGTYFLWR